A window of Jannaschia sp. M317 contains these coding sequences:
- a CDS encoding CCA tRNA nucleotidyltransferase has protein sequence MKVEGDWLTAPATQAVFAMLDRAGHRALAVGGCVRNALLGAAVADIDIATDALPETVMDLAHAAGLKPIPTGIDHGTITVISDHVPHEVTTFRRDIDTDGRHATVAFSTEVAEDAARRDFTMNALYADARGGLVDPLGGLADLRARHVRFIGEAEARIAEDYLRILRFFRFTAWYGDPALGLDGEGLAACAAGAEGLDRISAERIGQELRKLLAAPDPGPSVAAMAQAGILARILPGAEVTALPVLIHLEQRADWVTRLAALGGDVGRLRLSRAELRALADVGGGARDGASAFALGDRLGARACDAVILRAALMGQAVDPTDLDLAAEGAAVEFPLAAADLMPELSGPALGAALQAARAAWHDSGGTLDRTALRRIALR, from the coding sequence GAGGGTGACTGGCTGACGGCACCGGCCACGCAAGCGGTCTTTGCGATGCTGGACCGGGCCGGGCACCGGGCGCTGGCGGTGGGGGGGTGCGTGCGCAACGCCTTGCTCGGGGCGGCGGTGGCGGACATCGACATCGCGACAGATGCCCTGCCCGAAACGGTGATGGACCTGGCGCATGCCGCCGGTCTGAAACCGATCCCGACCGGCATCGACCACGGCACGATCACGGTGATTTCCGACCATGTCCCGCATGAGGTCACCACCTTCCGCAGGGACATCGACACCGATGGGCGCCACGCGACCGTGGCCTTCTCGACCGAGGTGGCCGAGGACGCGGCGCGGCGCGATTTCACGATGAACGCGCTTTATGCGGATGCGCGCGGCGGGCTGGTCGATCCGCTGGGCGGGCTGGCGGACCTGCGGGCCCGGCATGTGCGGTTCATAGGCGAAGCGGAGGCGCGGATCGCCGAGGATTACCTGCGCATCCTGCGATTTTTCCGCTTTACCGCCTGGTACGGCGACCCCGCGCTGGGCCTGGACGGCGAGGGGCTGGCCGCCTGTGCCGCCGGGGCCGAGGGGCTGGACCGGATCAGCGCGGAACGGATCGGACAGGAATTGCGAAAGCTGCTGGCCGCGCCCGATCCGGGCCCGTCCGTGGCGGCGATGGCGCAGGCCGGCATCCTGGCCCGGATCCTGCCGGGGGCAGAGGTCACCGCCCTGCCTGTCCTGATCCATCTGGAGCAGCGGGCGGATTGGGTCACCCGGCTTGCGGCGCTGGGTGGCGATGTCGGGCGGTTGCGCCTGTCTCGGGCAGAGCTGCGCGCGCTGGCCGATGTGGGTGGCGGCGCGCGGGACGGGGCCTCTGCCTTTGCGCTGGGCGACAGGTTGGGCGCGCGGGCCTGCGATGCGGTGATCCTGCGCGCGGCCCTGATGGGGCAGGCGGTCGACCCCACCGACCTGGACTTGGCGGCGGAGGGCGCGGCGGTAGAGTTCCCGCTGGCAGCAGCCGACCTGATGCCGGAGCTTTCGGGCCCCGCATTGGGCGCGGCCCTGCAGGCGGCCCGCGCGGCCTGGCACGACAGCGGTGGCACATTGGACCGGACGGCCCTGCGCCGGATCGCGTTGCGGTGA
- a CDS encoding LysE family translocator, producing MDGFDPLYLFVFAGLFTPGPNVILLTASGARFGFRPTLPHVLGVAFGVGVTSALTAVGVGALLLAVPGLKLALQVAAVAWILWMAWKLFRSRGASAEGKDRPFTFVEAVLFQWVNPKIWIVALAASSGYASDLPAHLEALRIGSAFSGINLFVCLFWTFAGTLLAYLLRTPLAWRVFTTVMAAALAASGVMVFLA from the coding sequence ATGGACGGTTTTGATCCCCTCTATCTGTTCGTCTTTGCCGGGCTGTTCACGCCGGGGCCGAATGTCATCCTGTTGACCGCCTCGGGCGCGCGGTTCGGGTTTCGGCCCACGCTGCCGCATGTGCTGGGCGTGGCGTTTGGTGTGGGCGTTACCTCGGCGTTGACGGCGGTGGGGGTTGGCGCGCTGCTCCTGGCGGTGCCGGGGCTGAAGCTGGCGTTGCAGGTGGCCGCCGTCGCCTGGATCCTGTGGATGGCGTGGAAGCTGTTCCGGTCGCGCGGGGCCAGTGCAGAAGGCAAGGATCGGCCCTTTACCTTTGTCGAGGCGGTGCTGTTCCAGTGGGTCAATCCAAAGATCTGGATCGTCGCCCTGGCCGCGTCCTCGGGGTATGCCTCGGACCTGCCTGCCCATCTGGAGGCCCTGCGCATCGGGTCTGCCTTTAGCGGGATCAACCTGTTCGTCTGTCTGTTCTGGACCTTTGCGGGCACCTTGCTGGCCTACCTTTTGCGCACGCCGCTGGCCTGGCGGGTTTTCACAACGGTGATGGCGGCCGCACTTGCCGCGTCCGGTGTCATGGTCTTTCTGGCCTGA